Proteins co-encoded in one Pseudomonadota bacterium genomic window:
- a CDS encoding Ig-like domain-containing protein, with amino-acid sequence MAVSRVDVEVLETRLLYSADLLPFGDDVADDNDVARVFPAAVGDGSTVEQSYTVAANGVIVVSEFQAESGLDRWVLLDAPTQGTVELNGSAVNIGDTVTGTQVQNGEVSYVSTVGGGTATSDSVRFQQADGTGTYDNYVRWNLRINHAPNVQDDVVLLTSGPASTATSTLLSNDSDQNGDTLAITGFSSPSSGDLELSSANTLSYNYTASSDPFSTNLQDTATVDVREIDASYVFALPLITSEQELVNNITPSDGSMTLSNNGEGASFTSSNNGPDYGAFDFPDAFRVDVEFLPTDIDDGDNDLIWSVGAAADPGSITMYIDQLDDNKNYLIAHMGNSGDLPDTKAELTGGPHLFFELKSSFAENVWHSASLVVDTAGMAHLYVDGNLERSLDVSGTDFQGGDFRVGNDIYNPNIFTYFTRPFDGQIRNLYVRDLAGHGTTDPVVNTLTSTIFFRHYEDSASGASGDSYVVDPDLISVDSSVLGTAPLSDNDTFTTSPTVTHTWSLVTDGAVGTATVNGDGSFSYIQNTATNTNDSFTYQLSSAYRATAGGAVLWTDTSTATVALDASGVVIGSRPVAVDDAITVDEGDSALLTATLNNSLLSNDTDGDGTLSVVSNTNPSFGTLTLNANGTFSYTHDGSENFSDSFTYVLQDADGDQALAPGTVNITINPLNENAPNAVTETLSVAYAGTQTVLDGGATSVLANDSDVDTGDTLRAELVLQATKGTVVLNGNGTFVYTHDGALGGGTDQFTYRVLDAADNATWMTVTINITANGEPVGQADEISVDEGGTQTELDMVFAGTPPPGAGTSVLENDSDPDGDTITAVLHTAPAHGTLTLNANGTFSYTHDGSENFSDAFRYSATDQHGLAESSETVVSITINPVNDNDPIANDDLIRVDHGASRAVLVGGVTSVLANDSDLDTGDTLIAELVQGPGKGTLTLNADGTFQYQHDGVSEGNDFFRYQARDAAGNTTIARVGIQVAPPDNPPQFLGGDQQVLVNAGVPDQADLGAQFSDEGPMTFEIDKGAEPFFSIDPNTGELTINATASDVGNHRFSVKVTDTADQSITKVYRIVVLESDTGGTEPGAPGSSPDTPPDTGGGDTTDPDGETSNAPGGEGEGEDAADTGEGGDTALPEDAAGEGALNTLAEGFAALWGGGAEVGAVATGATADAVSAVDVNVLTFEAGAGTDRAIGFAGSPVSVSSIAGLAGLSLNNILDNTDNPSTGALVDWRRIGPSSVNGVESQLEVTPAVTTATAATGFSLGYLLWLARSGFLLSTVLSALPAWRNIDPLPVLNSVAGSQDGRDEDDDKSLNELTEGK; translated from the coding sequence GTGGCTGTGTCGCGCGTTGATGTCGAAGTGCTCGAAACCCGTCTGCTGTACTCGGCAGACCTGCTGCCGTTCGGCGACGACGTGGCCGACGACAACGACGTCGCGCGCGTGTTTCCCGCCGCAGTGGGTGATGGTTCCACTGTCGAACAAAGCTACACGGTCGCCGCCAACGGTGTGATCGTCGTATCCGAATTTCAGGCCGAGTCGGGGCTGGATCGCTGGGTGTTGCTCGACGCGCCGACGCAGGGCACCGTCGAGCTCAATGGTAGCGCGGTCAATATCGGGGACACCGTCACCGGTACCCAGGTGCAAAACGGCGAAGTGAGCTATGTCTCGACTGTCGGTGGAGGCACAGCCACCAGCGATTCTGTCCGTTTTCAGCAAGCCGACGGTACAGGTACGTACGACAACTACGTACGGTGGAACCTCCGTATCAACCATGCGCCGAACGTGCAGGACGATGTCGTGCTGCTGACCAGTGGCCCCGCGTCGACGGCAACGTCCACGCTGCTGTCCAACGACAGTGATCAGAATGGCGACACCCTGGCCATCACGGGGTTCTCGTCGCCGTCATCCGGTGACCTAGAGCTGTCGTCGGCCAACACGCTGTCGTACAACTACACAGCATCATCAGACCCGTTTTCGACCAATCTCCAGGACACTGCGACTGTCGATGTCCGCGAGATTGACGCGAGCTACGTGTTCGCGTTGCCGCTGATCACCAGTGAGCAGGAATTGGTCAACAACATCACCCCGTCTGACGGGTCGATGACGTTGAGTAACAACGGCGAAGGTGCCTCGTTTACCTCGTCAAACAACGGCCCGGACTACGGGGCGTTTGACTTTCCTGACGCATTTCGTGTCGATGTCGAGTTCTTGCCGACAGACATCGATGACGGCGACAACGACCTGATTTGGAGCGTCGGCGCAGCTGCTGACCCGGGCTCTATCACGATGTACATCGACCAGCTCGACGACAACAAGAACTACCTGATCGCCCACATGGGCAACAGCGGCGATCTGCCCGATACCAAGGCCGAGCTGACAGGCGGACCGCATTTGTTTTTCGAGTTGAAAAGCTCGTTCGCTGAGAACGTCTGGCACTCCGCGAGCCTGGTTGTCGACACCGCCGGAATGGCGCACCTCTATGTTGACGGCAACCTGGAGCGTTCGCTGGATGTGAGTGGTACGGATTTCCAGGGCGGGGACTTTCGGGTTGGCAATGACATCTACAACCCGAATATCTTCACCTACTTTACGCGCCCGTTTGACGGTCAGATCCGCAACTTGTACGTGCGCGACCTGGCTGGCCATGGAACGACCGATCCGGTCGTCAACACGCTCACCTCGACGATATTCTTCAGACACTATGAAGACAGTGCGTCGGGAGCATCGGGCGACAGCTACGTGGTTGACCCCGACCTGATCAGCGTCGACTCGAGCGTGCTCGGGACGGCACCGCTCTCCGACAACGACACCTTCACCACCAGCCCCACGGTGACGCACACCTGGTCACTGGTGACCGATGGCGCTGTCGGTACGGCCACCGTCAACGGCGATGGGTCGTTCTCGTATATCCAGAATACCGCAACCAACACCAACGACAGTTTTACCTACCAGCTCAGTTCGGCGTACCGCGCGACGGCCGGTGGCGCGGTACTCTGGACCGACACCTCGACCGCCACGGTGGCGCTCGACGCCAGTGGTGTGGTGATTGGCTCGCGCCCGGTGGCGGTCGACGACGCGATCACGGTGGACGAAGGCGATTCGGCCCTACTGACGGCGACGCTGAACAACAGTCTGTTGTCGAATGACACCGACGGCGACGGCACCTTGTCCGTGGTGTCGAACACCAACCCCAGTTTCGGCACGCTCACGCTCAATGCCAACGGCACGTTCTCGTACACACACGACGGCTCGGAGAACTTCTCGGACTCGTTCACCTACGTCCTGCAGGACGCAGACGGTGACCAGGCGCTCGCGCCCGGCACCGTCAACATCACCATCAACCCGCTCAACGAGAACGCGCCGAACGCCGTGACCGAAACCCTGAGCGTGGCCTACGCCGGCACGCAAACCGTGTTGGACGGCGGCGCGACGAGCGTGCTTGCCAATGACTCGGACGTCGATACCGGCGACACCCTGCGCGCAGAGCTTGTCCTCCAGGCGACCAAGGGCACCGTGGTGTTGAACGGCAACGGCACCTTCGTTTACACGCACGACGGCGCACTCGGCGGGGGCACGGACCAGTTTACCTACCGCGTGCTCGATGCGGCCGACAACGCGACCTGGATGACGGTCACGATCAACATCACGGCAAATGGGGAGCCGGTCGGGCAGGCGGACGAGATCTCGGTCGACGAGGGCGGCACGCAGACTGAGCTTGATATGGTATTCGCCGGGACGCCTCCGCCGGGCGCTGGCACAAGCGTGCTGGAGAACGACTCGGACCCGGACGGCGACACCATCACCGCGGTGTTGCACACGGCGCCGGCACACGGCACGCTGACGCTGAACGCCAACGGCACCTTCAGCTACACGCACGACGGCAGTGAAAATTTCAGCGACGCGTTCCGCTACTCGGCCACGGACCAACACGGGTTGGCAGAGTCCTCTGAAACCGTGGTGTCGATCACCATCAACCCGGTCAACGACAACGACCCGATCGCCAACGACGACCTGATCCGGGTCGACCACGGCGCTTCCCGTGCGGTGCTGGTCGGTGGCGTGACCTCGGTGCTTGCGAACGACAGCGATCTCGACACCGGTGACACGCTGATTGCCGAATTGGTGCAGGGGCCAGGCAAGGGCACGCTGACGCTCAACGCCGACGGGACCTTCCAGTACCAGCACGATGGGGTCAGCGAAGGCAACGATTTTTTCCGCTACCAGGCGCGTGACGCGGCTGGCAACACCACCATCGCCCGGGTCGGTATTCAGGTCGCACCGCCGGACAACCCACCGCAGTTTCTCGGCGGTGACCAGCAGGTCCTGGTCAACGCAGGTGTGCCGGATCAGGCCGACCTTGGCGCGCAATTCAGCGACGAAGGGCCAATGACCTTCGAGATCGACAAGGGCGCTGAGCCGTTTTTCAGCATTGACCCCAACACCGGCGAGCTGACGATCAACGCCACGGCGTCGGACGTGGGCAACCACCGTTTTTCGGTCAAGGTCACCGATACCGCTGATCAGTCGATCACCAAGGTGTACCGCATCGTGGTGCTAGAGAGTGACACGGGTGGCACCGAGCCGGGAGCGCCCGGGTCTTCGCCAGACACTCCACCCGACACCGGTGGCGGCGATACGACCGACCCGGACGGTGAAACGTCCAACGCCCCTGGTGGCGAGGGGGAGGGTGAGGACGCGGCGGACACCGGTGAGGGCGGTGACACCGCATTGCCGGAGGATGCCGCCGGTGAGGGCGCGTTGAACACCTTGGCCGAGGGCTTCGCGGCGCTCTGGGGTGGCGGCGCCGAGGTCGGCGCCGTCGCAACCGGAGCCACCGCGGACGCGGTCAGTGCGGTCGACGTCAATGTGTTGACTTTTGAAGCGGGCGCCGGAACCGACAGGGCAATCGGCTTCGCCGGGTCGCCCGTCAGTGTCAGTTCGATCGCGGGCCTCGCGGGCCTGTCGCTCAACAACATCCTCGATAACACGGACAACCCCAGTACGGGCGCGCTGGTGGACTGGCGTCGCATCGGCCCAAGCTCGGTAAACGGTGTGGAGTCACAACTCGAAGTCACGCCGGCCGTGACCACGGCGACCGCCGCCACCGGGTTCTCGCTTGGCTACCTGCTCTGGCTGGCGCGCAGCGGCTTCCTGCTCAGCACAGTGCTCTCGGCGCTGCCGGCGTGGCGCAACATTGACCCCCTGCCGGTGTTGAACAGCGTGGCCGGGTCCCAGGACGGACGCGATGAAGACGACGACAAGTCGTTGAACGAATTGACCGAAGGAAAGTAA
- a CDS encoding efflux RND transporter periplasmic adaptor subunit translates to MKIPHTLRPLTVPVLGGLSLLLSTSVTANEAVDTPLDCLVEPSMIVDLSAPEPGQLDAVFVRRNDVVKQGDFIAKLESSLEIAAVKLAEHSVNSQAQLELRQQSVEYGQRTLERNRTLMKTSSVSRQQFDKVETEYEISRLQLKDQRERAGRYQLELDRARAALARRSIQTPISGVISERYKNEGEYLEGQPIVQIARLDPLHVSVIAPLSYLPRVREGAEVPVRILAGDADLDETARVTSIDRVADAASNTFGVQLTLANADLRIPGGVRCQVSFD, encoded by the coding sequence ATGAAAATCCCCCACACACTTCGACCCCTCACCGTGCCTGTATTGGGCGGCCTGTCACTGCTGCTGTCGACGTCGGTCACGGCCAACGAGGCGGTCGACACACCGCTGGATTGCCTGGTGGAACCGAGCATGATCGTCGACCTGAGCGCACCCGAACCGGGTCAGCTCGACGCGGTATTCGTGCGCCGTAACGACGTGGTCAAGCAGGGCGATTTCATCGCCAAGCTCGAGAGCAGCCTCGAAATCGCGGCCGTCAAGCTCGCTGAGCACAGTGTCAACTCGCAGGCCCAGCTTGAACTGCGGCAGCAGAGTGTCGAGTACGGTCAGCGCACGCTGGAGCGCAATCGCACGCTGATGAAGACCTCCTCGGTGTCGCGCCAGCAGTTCGACAAAGTGGAAACCGAGTACGAGATTTCGCGTCTGCAGCTCAAGGACCAGCGGGAGCGCGCGGGGCGCTACCAGCTCGAGCTCGACCGGGCGCGTGCAGCGCTGGCGCGGCGATCGATTCAAACGCCGATCAGCGGGGTGATCTCCGAGCGCTACAAGAACGAAGGCGAGTACCTCGAGGGTCAACCGATCGTGCAGATCGCACGGCTCGACCCGCTGCACGTGAGTGTCATTGCCCCCTTGAGCTACCTGCCGCGGGTGCGCGAGGGCGCGGAGGTGCCGGTGCGCATCCTGGCCGGTGACGCCGACCTCGACGAGACCGCGCGCGTGACCTCGATCGACCGGGTTGCGGACGCCGCGAGCAACACCTTCGGTGTCCAGCTGACCCTCGCGAACGCCGACCTGCGCATCCCGGGCGGGGTGCGCTGCCAAGTGTCCTTCGACTGA
- a CDS encoding RICIN domain-containing protein: MAFFHRDNPWLPPLGALAAGCLSVVIGVTLVRGPAAPEAESAPRTGALLTGVAEFQTRIRSVHSGLCATLSIINQNNGNPVAQQSCATNSLHRWTVEQLPNGDDRYRIRRHFDGKCLEANSDNTVSPRVHVWTCHQGDTARPTISADAQLWRLEAQTGSDYRIRSVLTGEALVVQGGSYSNGALLTLRTASGSSDESWAFDARVNTAPDLAVRGQWGPLFGWPFVPVHVAMLPDNKLLSWSSNERDEFKNVAVQGTHSAVYDIETGTFSETYEQPHDMFCAGTSLLSDGRVLASGGNATTYAGSVFDPDSSTWESGGTMRHARWYGTQLTLSDGDAFATFARRGQEIPERYSPANSVWTEVPGASMVPLRNEQDATNSLITSGVADMQWYAFMHVAPDGRVIQTGPTQTLHWFDANGVGSVEDTGVQMARNRQFGAAVMYRPGKILISGGSDPIRTDVTSEFGNPLGGTETAVTVDVSGASPVVTSVESMQYARVQHNAVVLPNGEVLVVGGDAWGKLFSDRFAVHESEIWNPDTERWRTADSVSTPRTYHSWAILMQDGRVMSGGGGLCGTCGVNHRTAQIFTPPYLYAADGSAAVRPALGTVSATLHAGESLYASVSATASKPKFALVRLSSVTHAINTDQRWIPLTPTTLDPGLFQVDLPANPNVLIPGNYWLFAYDDAGTPSMGHLVQIEAGQRGSDSPPVVPSALSVDIEPGSAIDLTLALFEPDGQSVLFSADALPLGLTLDRATGRISGVPSDAIPSTRFSVSDGQNTAEGVITWRVPTAGKASSGGGALGLAWLVASGLWFGARRRRANPWPASC, from the coding sequence ATGGCGTTTTTTCACAGAGACAACCCCTGGCTTCCGCCGCTGGGCGCACTCGCAGCCGGGTGCCTCAGCGTGGTAATCGGTGTCACGCTCGTGCGTGGGCCGGCCGCGCCCGAAGCCGAGTCCGCGCCGCGCACGGGCGCGCTGCTCACCGGGGTGGCCGAGTTTCAGACCCGCATCCGCTCGGTGCACAGCGGGCTGTGCGCCACACTCAGTATCATCAACCAGAACAACGGAAATCCGGTTGCGCAGCAGAGCTGTGCAACCAACTCGCTGCACCGCTGGACCGTGGAGCAGTTGCCCAATGGCGATGACCGTTACCGCATTCGGCGGCATTTCGATGGCAAGTGCCTGGAGGCTAATTCGGACAACACGGTTAGCCCGCGCGTCCACGTCTGGACATGCCACCAGGGCGACACGGCGCGACCAACGATCTCGGCCGACGCGCAACTGTGGAGGCTTGAAGCGCAAACTGGGTCCGACTACCGGATACGCTCGGTGTTGACCGGTGAAGCGCTGGTGGTACAAGGCGGCAGCTACAGCAACGGCGCGCTGCTTACGCTGCGAACAGCGAGCGGTTCCAGCGACGAGAGCTGGGCCTTTGATGCCCGCGTGAACACCGCGCCGGACCTCGCGGTGCGCGGCCAGTGGGGACCGCTGTTCGGCTGGCCTTTCGTACCGGTTCACGTCGCCATGCTGCCCGACAACAAGCTACTGAGCTGGTCCTCGAACGAGCGCGACGAATTCAAGAACGTGGCGGTGCAGGGCACGCACAGCGCGGTCTACGACATCGAGACCGGCACGTTCAGCGAGACCTACGAGCAACCTCACGACATGTTCTGCGCGGGCACCTCGCTGTTGTCCGATGGCCGTGTGTTGGCCTCGGGCGGCAACGCAACAACCTACGCCGGCAGCGTGTTCGACCCGGATTCCAGCACCTGGGAGTCGGGCGGCACGATGCGCCACGCACGTTGGTACGGCACACAGCTTACGCTGTCCGACGGCGACGCCTTCGCGACCTTTGCGCGTCGCGGCCAGGAGATACCAGAGCGCTACTCGCCGGCGAACTCGGTCTGGACCGAAGTTCCCGGAGCGAGCATGGTGCCGCTACGCAACGAACAGGACGCGACCAACAGTCTCATCACTTCCGGTGTCGCCGACATGCAGTGGTACGCCTTTATGCACGTCGCGCCGGACGGCCGCGTCATCCAGACCGGGCCGACGCAGACCCTGCACTGGTTCGACGCCAACGGGGTCGGCAGCGTCGAAGACACCGGCGTGCAGATGGCGCGCAACCGCCAGTTCGGCGCGGCGGTGATGTACCGGCCGGGCAAGATCCTGATCAGCGGTGGCTCAGACCCGATCCGCACCGATGTGACCAGTGAGTTCGGCAATCCACTTGGCGGCACCGAAACCGCCGTGACTGTTGATGTCTCGGGTGCGAGCCCGGTGGTGACCTCGGTCGAATCCATGCAATACGCGCGCGTCCAGCACAACGCGGTGGTGTTGCCCAACGGCGAAGTGCTGGTGGTGGGCGGCGACGCCTGGGGCAAGTTGTTCAGCGACCGCTTTGCCGTGCACGAGAGTGAAATCTGGAACCCTGACACCGAACGCTGGCGCACCGCCGACAGTGTCAGCACCCCGCGCACCTACCACTCCTGGGCCATCCTGATGCAGGACGGCCGCGTCATGAGTGGTGGCGGTGGCCTCTGCGGCACCTGCGGCGTGAACCACCGCACGGCGCAGATCTTCACGCCGCCGTACCTGTACGCGGCCGACGGCAGTGCCGCGGTTCGGCCGGCACTCGGCACCGTGTCGGCCACGCTGCATGCGGGCGAATCGCTCTACGCCAGCGTTAGCGCGACGGCGAGCAAGCCGAAATTCGCTCTGGTCCGGCTCTCCAGCGTCACCCACGCAATCAACACAGACCAGCGTTGGATTCCGCTGACGCCGACCACGCTTGACCCCGGGCTGTTCCAGGTTGACCTGCCGGCCAACCCGAATGTGTTGATCCCGGGCAACTATTGGCTGTTCGCCTACGACGACGCGGGCACCCCGTCGATGGGCCACCTGGTGCAGATCGAAGCGGGCCAGCGTGGCAGCGACAGCCCGCCGGTGGTGCCCAGTGCGCTGTCGGTCGACATCGAGCCGGGCAGCGCCATCGACCTGACCCTGGCGTTGTTTGAGCCCGATGGCCAGAGCGTGCTGTTTTCCGCGGACGCCTTGCCGCTCGGGCTCACACTGGACCGGGCGACCGGGCGCATCTCCGGCGTGCCGAGCGACGCGATTCCGAGCACCCGTTTCTCGGTGTCGGACGGCCAGAACACGGCCGAGGGCGTGATCACCTGGCGCGTCCCCACGGCGGGCAAGGCCTCGTCGGGTGGCGGCGCACTCGGCCTGGCGTGGCTGGTGGCCAGTGGGCTGTGGTTTGGCGCCCGGCGACGCCGTGCAAACCCGTGGCCTGCTAGTTGCTGA
- a CDS encoding HlyD family efflux transporter periplasmic adaptor subunit, whose protein sequence is MALDTTDNSNTVAVALDARPADAERQGSPRRQPAAEAMAALADWSAWLAGLLGPRVSISVFAFAADSPVRLDGAEAQPAVSDAVSRAVTRAHAEGVSVEHRLTGDSATVLAVPARDRRGTPLVIGCVLPGATPAATDTTQRVITHAIHWLDTRDSAVERADGAGLLGRLDRAPNVTHAAQILVDTLASAASEQGAPPRVAYFSRAGAHGLRLRAISAQASPVDTSAWCHSCRRVAREYLYQSAKTVGMLDAPAPAASDGLVRTQHRRHAAEFGCHRVMTVGMPSRAAEGCAVLIAEFPEDGGCADITFRSWSDTVRRCGATLAWHERAARGVSARALRLLSPAFVWHRVRSNALRNALVLAALVGLMAAATVSVPGTVRAHAEVIGAAPRVVGAPRDGYLESVHVRPGDRVSAGQVLAVLNTDDLQAERAKWQAESERINALYHAALASRDRREISVQRARQDEVRAERDAVDTQIARSTLRAQRDGVVARGDLTERLGGAVAVGETLFETVLAGPKRIRLYVRDTDIARLDGAVTGRMVLAAQPGEEHRVVTQLIKPVATTHANDTVFIVEADSDSLPADVLPGMTGYAALDAAEMSLLAAWTLDARRALHLLFWRLGVL, encoded by the coding sequence GTGGCGCTCGACACCACCGACAACTCCAACACCGTGGCCGTGGCACTCGACGCCAGGCCGGCCGACGCCGAGCGGCAGGGTTCGCCGCGTCGGCAACCGGCTGCCGAGGCAATGGCGGCGTTGGCCGACTGGTCTGCCTGGCTGGCTGGCCTGCTCGGGCCGCGCGTGTCGATCTCGGTGTTTGCGTTCGCAGCCGACAGCCCGGTGCGGCTTGACGGCGCCGAGGCGCAGCCGGCGGTTAGCGACGCGGTGTCGCGTGCGGTCACCCGGGCACACGCCGAGGGCGTGTCGGTGGAACACCGCCTGACGGGGGATTCGGCCACCGTGCTTGCAGTGCCCGCGCGAGACCGCAGGGGCACACCGCTGGTGATCGGGTGCGTGCTGCCCGGTGCGACGCCCGCCGCCACCGACACCACGCAGCGCGTGATCACGCACGCGATCCACTGGCTCGACACCCGCGACTCGGCCGTCGAGCGCGCGGACGGCGCTGGCCTGTTGGGTCGCCTCGATCGCGCACCGAACGTCACGCACGCCGCCCAGATCCTGGTCGACACGCTGGCGAGCGCCGCGTCCGAGCAGGGTGCACCACCCCGCGTGGCCTATTTTTCCCGGGCCGGTGCGCACGGCCTGCGCCTGCGGGCGATCAGCGCGCAGGCCAGCCCGGTCGACACCTCGGCGTGGTGTCACAGTTGCCGCCGCGTCGCGCGCGAGTACCTCTACCAGAGCGCGAAGACCGTCGGCATGCTCGACGCGCCGGCACCCGCTGCCTCGGACGGCCTGGTCCGCACACAGCACCGCCGACACGCTGCCGAATTCGGGTGTCACCGCGTCATGACGGTTGGCATGCCATCACGCGCGGCCGAGGGCTGCGCCGTGCTGATCGCCGAGTTTCCGGAGGACGGCGGGTGCGCGGACATCACCTTCCGCAGCTGGTCGGACACCGTGCGCCGCTGCGGTGCCACGCTGGCCTGGCACGAGCGGGCCGCGCGCGGTGTCAGCGCGCGTGCGCTGCGCCTGTTGTCCCCGGCCTTTGTCTGGCATCGGGTGCGCAGCAACGCGCTGCGCAATGCCCTGGTGCTGGCGGCCCTGGTCGGGTTGATGGCTGCGGCCACGGTGAGCGTACCGGGCACGGTCCGTGCGCACGCCGAGGTGATCGGTGCGGCGCCCCGCGTGGTCGGCGCGCCGCGCGACGGCTACCTTGAATCGGTCCACGTGCGCCCCGGCGACCGGGTGTCGGCGGGGCAGGTGCTGGCGGTGTTGAACACCGACGACCTGCAGGCCGAGCGTGCCAAATGGCAAGCCGAGTCCGAGCGCATCAACGCGCTGTACCACGCGGCGCTGGCCAGCAGGGACCGGCGCGAGATCAGCGTGCAACGCGCCCGTCAGGACGAGGTGCGGGCCGAGCGCGACGCGGTGGATACGCAGATCGCGCGCAGCACCTTGCGGGCGCAACGCGACGGCGTGGTGGCCCGGGGCGACCTCACCGAGCGCCTCGGTGGCGCGGTGGCCGTCGGTGAAACCCTGTTCGAAACCGTGCTGGCCGGTCCCAAGCGGATCCGGCTCTACGTGCGTGACACCGATATCGCGCGGCTCGACGGCGCGGTAACCGGTCGCATGGTCCTCGCGGCTCAGCCCGGCGAGGAACACCGTGTGGTCACGCAACTGATCAAGCCGGTGGCGACCACGCACGCCAACGACACGGTCTTCATCGTCGAGGCCGATTCGGATTCCCTGCCCGCCGATGTGTTGCCGGGCATGACCGGCTACGCCGCACTCGACGCGGCCGAGATGTCGCTGTTGGCCGCGTGGACACTGGATGCGCGGCGTGCGCTCCACTTGCTGTTCTGGCGGCTGGGGGTGCTCTGA